In Bacillus horti, the following proteins share a genomic window:
- a CDS encoding LamG domain-containing protein has protein sequence MAINNPRSLSMGTGAYFDIDVKDLAIDDPDLGDFTVECWMYVRGGEYFMSSGAQTTDTGMFMSYRTASGNLVGVRTRTAYYSLNPTGSLFKPNEWAHYALTWKQDTQEAKFYVDGEMVGILERTGNGANQSTRQYLRINSASNNNTATRGNAIYEDLRIWGRARTEQEIKSNMNVLVDPQSEGLQRLFRFDDLGKYTVCHVTGESFTFINDSPAWVNGEVDFRIEGDVPIEYDRPPFLKALNNPHALRVNNSTILINTFQNMFGENNYRGHATMMLWVKPLSLSTQDSFVFSDGNFNESFIALRSDRVWARWTHNTGAITHSTNLTIGKWYHLCLTHHRNGSNFTLKLYLDGVLCGETNVSSNDANYGGDGNLTLAHQLHAEIDDFRVWRRVLSQEEIIQNSRFLLSLEDEQDMVGHWKMDEGLGATLGNSYVDSHHGRTVGALWIEGELHMASKIEMKVKEPKDIAVLRNTNPSVCIDVKASRVSTDIQTYPLTASYWPYTGSLYRGNFDKSNWAEIIRVSLNKYSEDVIDQEVCVNSYAQVIEILESNRIVISDVFEGLYGKFAVGDKVMIHVSGGVDTEIVGRYEYFRITGIEGDFLALDGSVNQLINQSSLKDRIVQAVKVPEFVRLTVEAAGGKIVAEPYNGRRGGIVAIDVKREFNLKGMIDVSGRGYRDEDASLSPNNGEWAHRYNNAENGGAGGGNQFRGGDGAPDDGSRESYGGESVGTSQSLAEDKKMYFGGAGGKGGDSRSNTGFWWEAPGGNGGGIVHITARTLHLGTICANGFGGGQTSTRTTTGGAGGGAGGTIRLDCHGIVNLTNFCLGATGGGGSGGIYARDSRALGNDGTNQGAGQGGTVTNSARLTIGGNYFSRGGYPFQSNGGGGGGASTTTTQGQVGEGGSPIQAGKAFNSGHVGGGGGGAGGHIIIQSNTVPPAILYPQPVTAPTELVFEELGRILLYFDGYYQTYNQSQKSWEKLSTELPDINQFALRGMETLFNIPINSISEDFEILLWSPRQEEIYVEVVGIVAAPHKHSISEKYGMEYSYVSEFVKGDGEFCLTVPYDFFADTVPKHFTIRAESEYGDFVEEGGIVMTLVNTPPNVTINMNQYDLEVTIKDSEEDPFTYQIKLNGQVIVPSPTDGEWAETDTEVIFTRRFDSSFFNIGGENVIEVTATDSWGDSETKTYHFEGVYYGIMFADEAGSFYSTELGSVLKRLIIGPLKAGQISDIYRVRLINQQPFKVRDIGLSLGYDEEIPHTILKFSKSAEPFMPQDELFYDGVLDYMNEVDFFVQFFSTSEAKGKGRFSVVAMATPVREGEE, from the coding sequence ATGGCTATTAATAATCCTCGTTCTCTTAGTATGGGTACAGGAGCTTATTTTGATATTGATGTGAAAGATTTAGCTATTGATGATCCTGATTTAGGTGATTTCACTGTTGAATGCTGGATGTATGTTCGAGGGGGTGAGTACTTTATGTCCTCTGGGGCACAGACTACTGATACAGGTATGTTTATGTCCTATAGAACAGCAAGTGGTAATTTGGTAGGTGTAAGAACAAGAACAGCCTATTACTCTCTGAATCCAACAGGCTCATTATTCAAGCCTAATGAATGGGCTCATTATGCTCTTACATGGAAGCAGGATACTCAGGAAGCAAAATTCTATGTTGATGGAGAAATGGTGGGGATTTTGGAGCGCACAGGGAATGGTGCAAATCAATCAACTAGACAGTATTTGCGTATAAACAGTGCTTCAAATAACAATACCGCCACAAGAGGAAATGCCATTTATGAGGATCTTCGTATCTGGGGGAGAGCGAGGACAGAGCAAGAAATAAAGAGCAATATGAATGTCCTCGTAGATCCTCAAAGCGAAGGTTTACAGAGACTTTTTAGATTCGACGATCTAGGTAAATACACTGTTTGTCATGTAACGGGAGAGAGCTTCACCTTTATTAACGATAGTCCCGCTTGGGTTAATGGAGAGGTTGACTTCAGAATAGAAGGGGATGTTCCAATCGAATATGATCGTCCCCCCTTTCTAAAAGCTCTAAATAACCCACATGCTCTGAGAGTTAACAATTCCACTATACTAATTAATACTTTTCAAAATATGTTTGGTGAAAATAACTATAGGGGTCACGCTACAATGATGCTGTGGGTTAAGCCATTATCCCTTTCAACACAGGATTCCTTTGTTTTCAGTGATGGAAACTTTAATGAGAGTTTCATTGCGCTTAGGTCAGATCGTGTTTGGGCTAGGTGGACACATAATACGGGAGCCATTACTCATTCAACAAATCTAACAATAGGAAAATGGTATCATCTATGTCTTACCCATCACCGTAACGGAAGCAACTTCACTTTAAAGCTTTATTTGGACGGGGTACTCTGTGGTGAAACTAATGTCAGTTCTAATGATGCTAACTATGGGGGGGACGGGAATCTAACGCTAGCCCACCAGCTTCATGCGGAGATAGATGACTTTAGAGTGTGGAGAAGGGTTCTATCTCAAGAAGAGATTATACAAAATAGTAGATTTCTTCTGTCTCTTGAGGATGAACAGGACATGGTGGGTCATTGGAAGATGGATGAAGGTCTAGGAGCTACGTTAGGGAATAGCTATGTAGATAGCCATCATGGTAGAACTGTAGGCGCTTTATGGATTGAAGGTGAGCTACATATGGCTTCGAAAATAGAAATGAAAGTAAAGGAGCCTAAGGATATTGCCGTGCTTAGAAACACAAATCCCTCGGTTTGTATTGATGTTAAGGCTTCAAGAGTGTCTACAGATATTCAAACCTATCCGTTGACTGCCTCCTATTGGCCTTATACAGGAAGTTTGTATAGGGGAAACTTCGATAAAAGTAATTGGGCAGAAATTATTAGAGTAAGTCTGAACAAGTATAGTGAAGATGTTATAGACCAAGAGGTATGTGTAAACTCTTACGCGCAAGTGATAGAAATCCTTGAATCAAATAGAATCGTTATTAGTGATGTTTTTGAAGGTTTATATGGCAAGTTTGCTGTTGGTGATAAGGTTATGATTCATGTCTCTGGTGGAGTGGACACAGAAATAGTTGGAAGGTACGAGTATTTTAGAATAACAGGGATCGAAGGAGATTTTCTAGCTCTAGATGGATCTGTAAATCAGCTTATTAACCAAAGTTCTCTAAAAGATAGGATTGTACAAGCTGTGAAAGTTCCTGAGTTTGTCAGGCTAACGGTAGAGGCTGCTGGGGGAAAGATTGTTGCTGAGCCATATAACGGCAGACGTGGTGGGATTGTAGCTATTGATGTCAAAAGAGAGTTCAATCTCAAGGGCATGATTGATGTAAGTGGACGCGGATATCGAGATGAGGATGCTTCCCTGTCTCCTAACAATGGTGAATGGGCTCACCGTTATAACAATGCTGAGAATGGTGGTGCAGGCGGAGGCAATCAGTTTAGAGGTGGGGACGGAGCACCGGATGACGGTAGTAGAGAGTCGTATGGAGGTGAATCTGTGGGTACCTCTCAAAGCCTAGCTGAAGATAAGAAAATGTATTTCGGTGGTGCTGGAGGAAAGGGAGGAGATTCCAGGTCTAACACAGGATTTTGGTGGGAGGCTCCAGGAGGCAACGGGGGTGGAATCGTTCACATTACAGCTAGAACACTTCACCTTGGTACAATATGTGCCAATGGCTTTGGGGGAGGGCAAACCTCGACAAGGACAACTACTGGCGGAGCAGGTGGTGGTGCAGGTGGAACAATACGCTTAGATTGCCATGGCATAGTTAACTTGACGAACTTCTGTCTCGGTGCTACAGGAGGAGGGGGCTCGGGAGGTATTTATGCTAGAGACTCGCGAGCATTAGGAAACGATGGAACTAACCAAGGGGCAGGTCAGGGTGGTACTGTAACTAATTCCGCCCGTCTTACTATTGGAGGTAACTATTTTAGTAGAGGTGGCTACCCCTTCCAATCTAATGGTGGGGGTGGAGGTGGAGCTTCTACTACGACTACCCAAGGACAAGTCGGTGAGGGTGGGTCTCCAATCCAAGCAGGAAAAGCCTTTAACTCAGGGCATGTTGGTGGAGGTGGTGGCGGAGCAGGAGGACATATTATTATTCAATCTAACACTGTTCCGCCGGCTATTTTGTATCCTCAGCCTGTTACCGCTCCTACTGAACTCGTTTTTGAGGAGTTAGGTAGAATACTCCTATATTTTGATGGATACTACCAAACCTACAATCAATCCCAAAAAAGCTGGGAAAAGCTATCCACTGAGCTACCTGACATCAATCAATTTGCTTTAAGAGGTATGGAAACTCTTTTTAATATTCCTATAAATAGTATTTCTGAGGATTTTGAAATACTGCTTTGGTCTCCCCGACAAGAGGAGATCTATGTTGAGGTGGTAGGTATAGTAGCTGCTCCGCATAAGCATTCAATTTCTGAAAAATATGGAATGGAATACTCGTATGTTTCAGAGTTTGTTAAAGGTGATGGAGAATTCTGTTTAACGGTTCCATATGACTTTTTTGCTGATACTGTTCCTAAACATTTTACTATTCGCGCAGAGAGTGAGTATGGAGATTTTGTGGAAGAGGGTGGCATTGTGATGACCTTAGTCAACACACCACCTAACGTGACGATAAACATGAATCAATATGATCTAGAGGTTACGATAAAAGACAGTGAAGAAGATCCTTTTACTTACCAGATTAAGCTTAATGGACAAGTCATAGTACCCTCACCGACTGATGGGGAGTGGGCTGAGACTGATACTGAAGTAATATTTACACGTAGATTTGACAGCTCCTTCTTTAACATAGGTGGAGAGAATGTCATTGAGGTGACAGCGACAGATTCGTGGGGAGATAGTGAAACGAAGACCTATCACTTTGAAGGGGTCTATTACGGCATTATGTTTGCCGATGAGGCAGGTAGCTTCTACTCAACAGAATTAGGTAGTGTCCTCAAAAGATTGATCATTGGACCGTTGAAGGCAGGTCAGATATCGGACATTTATAGAGTTAGACTTATTAATCAACAGCCTTTTAAAGTTAGAGATATAGGCTTGTCGCTGGGTTATGATGAGGAAATTCCTCATACGATTCTTAAGTTTAGTAAATCAGCTGAACCTTTTATGCCTCAGGATGAGCTTTTCTATGACGGGGTTCTTGATTATATGAATGAGGTAGATTTTTTTGTTCAATTTTTTAGCACAAGTGAAGCTAAGGGGAAGGGGCGTTTTAGTGTTGTAGCAATGGCGACACCTGTAAGAGAGGGCGAGGAGTGA